A window of Zingiber officinale cultivar Zhangliang chromosome 5A, Zo_v1.1, whole genome shotgun sequence contains these coding sequences:
- the LOC121980438 gene encoding 60S ribosomal protein L13a-2-like, which translates to MVSGSGLCSGRVVVDARHHMLGRLASILAKELLNGQRVVVVRCEEICLSGGLVRQKMKYLRFLRKRMNTKPSHGPIHFRAPSKILWRTIRGMIPHKTKRGAAALARLKAYEGVPPPYDKTKRMVIPDALKVLRLRPGHRYCLLGHLSSEVGWNHSDTIKELEEKRKARAKVAYDRRKQLTNLRGKAEKAIDEKLGSQLDILAPLKY; encoded by the exons ATGGTCTCTGGCTCGGGGCTCTGCTCGGGACGGGTGGTGGTGGATGCTCGCCACCACATGCTGGGGCGCCTGGCGTCGATCCTCGCCAAGGAGCTGCTCAACGGACAGCGCGTGGTGGTAGTTCGCTGCGAGGAGATCTGCCTCTCCGGTGGGTTAGTCCGACAGAAGATGAAGTACCTCCGCTTCCTCCGCAAACGGATGAACACCAAACCATCCCACGGTCCCATCCACTTCCGCGCCCCCTCGAAGATCCTCTGGCGCACCATCCGTGG GATGATTCCGCACAAGACTAAGCGTGGTGCTGCAGCGTTGGCAAGGCTAAAGGCGTACGAGGGCGTGCCGCCGCCTTATGACAAAACGAAAAGAATGGTTATTCCAGATGCTCTCAA GGTATTGAGGCTTCGACCCGGACACAGGTATTGCTTGCTTGGTCACCTCTCATCTGAAGTTGGATGGAATCACTCCGATACTATCAAG GAActtgaggagaagagaaaagcCAGGGCCAAGGTAGCTTATGACAGGAGAAAGCAGCTTACGAACCTTAGGGGAAAGGCAGAGAAAGCTATTGATGAGAAGCTTGGTTCTCAGCTCGACATACTTGCTCCCCTCAAATACTGA